From a single Solanum dulcamara chromosome 4, daSolDulc1.2, whole genome shotgun sequence genomic region:
- the LOC129886029 gene encoding vetispiradiene synthase 1-like, whose amino-acid sequence MAPAAAVMSNYQEEEIVRPVADFSPSLWGDRFHSFSLDNQVAEKYAQEIETLKEQTKSMLSAACGATLVDKLNLIDIVERLGIAYHFEKQIEDMLDHIYKADPNFESHEYSDLSNLSVLFRLLRQHGYNISPELFSRFQDANGKFKEFLCNDIKGILNLYEASHVRTHGEDILEEALSFSTAHLESAAPHLKSPLSKQVTHALEQSLHKSIPRVETRYFISIYEEEEFKNDVLLRFAKMDFNLLQMLHKQELCEVSRWWKDLDFVTTLPYARDRAVECYFWTVGVYAEPQYSQARVMLAKTIAMISIVDDTFDAYGIVKELEVYTDAIQRWDISQIDRLPDYMKISYKALLDLYNNYEAELSKDGRSDVVHYAKERMKEIVRNYFVEAKWFIEGYMPPVSEYLSNALATSTYYLLTTTSYLGMKSANKEDFEWLAKNPKILEANVTLCRVIDDIATYEVEKGRGQIATGIECYMRDHGVSTEEAMEKFQEMAEIAWKDVNEGILRPTPVSTQILTRILNLARIIDVTYKHNQDGYTHPEKVLKPHIIALLVDSIEI is encoded by the exons ATGGCCCCAGCTGCTGCAGTGATGAGTAACTACCAAGAGGAGGAGATTGTTCGTCCTGTTGCTGACTTCTCACCAAGTCTTTGGGGTGATCGTTTCCATTCTTTCTCCCTTGATAATCAg GTTGCGGAAAAGTATGCTCAGGAGATTGAAACGTTGAAAGAGCAAACAAAGAGTATGTTGTCAGCTGCGTGTGGAGCAACATTGGTTGATAAATTGAATTTGATAGATATTGTTGAGCGCCTTGGCATAGCTTACCATTTTGAGAAACAAATAGAAGACATGTTGGATCACATTTACAAAGCAGATCCTAACTTTGAGAGTCATGAATACAGTGATTTAAGCAATTTATCCGTTCTGTTTCGACTACTGAGACAACAtggttacaatatctctccagAACTTTTTAGCAGATTCCAAGATGCAAACGGCAAATTCAAGGAATTTCTTTGCAATGACATCAAGGGTATTTTGAACTTATATGAAGCTTCACACGTAAGGACTCATGGAGAAGACATCTTAGAAGAGGCACTTTCATTTTCCACTGCTCATCTTGAATCTGCAGCTCCACATTTGAAGTCACCTCTGAGTAAACAAGTGACGCATGCCCTTGAGCAATCTCTCCATAAGAGTATTCCAAGAGTCGAGACACGCTACTTCATCTCCATCTACGAAGAGGAGGAATTTAAGAATGATGTGTTGCTTCGATTTGCAAAAATGGATTTCAATTTACTTCAGATGTTGCACAAACAAGAATTATGCGAAGTATCTAG gtggtggaaagatTTGGATTTTGTGACAACACTTCCATATGCTAGGGACAGAGCAGTTGAATGCTACTTTTGGACGGTGGGAGTGTATGCTGAACCTCAGTATTCTCAGGCTCGTGTCATGCTTGCTAAGACTATAGCAATGATTTCAATAGTAGATGACACGTTTGATGCTTATGGCATTGTAAAAGAACTTGAGGTCTACACTGATGCCATACAGAG GTGGGATATTAGCCAAATTGATCGGCTCCCTGATTACATGAAAATTAGTTACAAAGCACTTTTAGATCTCTACAACAATTATGAAGCAGAGTTGTCAAAGGATGGTAGATCTGATGTTGTTCACTACGCGAAAGAAAGA ATGAAAGAAATCGTGAGAAACTATTTTGTCGAAGCAAAATGGTTCATTGAAGGATATATGCCGCCAGTCTCTGAGTATCTTAGCAATGCATTAGCTACTAGCACTTATTACTTGCTTACGACAACATCCTACTTGGGCATGAAGTCTGCAAACAAGGAAGATTTTGAATGGTTGGCCAAGAACCCTAAAATTCTTGAAGCCAATGTGACATTATGTCGAGTCATTGATGATATAGCCACCTACGAG GTTGAGAAGGGTAGAGGTCAGATTGCAACTGGAATTGAGTGCTACATGAGAGATCATGGTGTATCAACAGAAGAGGCAAtggaaaaatttcaagaaatggCTGAGATAGCGTGGAAGGATGTAAATGAAGGAATTCTACGACCAACTCCCGTCTCTACACAGATTCTCACTCGTATTCTCAATCTTGCTCGCATTATTGATGTCACTTACAAGCACAATCAAGATGGATACACTCATCCTGAAAAAGTACTAAAACCTCACATTATTGCCTTGTTAGTGGACTCaattgaaatttaa
- the LOC129886028 gene encoding viridiflorene synthase-like, giving the protein MALASHLLNNEEEIVRPVANFSPSLWGDRFHSFSLDNQVAENYAQEIETLKEQTRSMLSAASGKTLAEKLNLIDIVERLGIAYHFEKQIDDMLDQIYKADSNFEAHEYNDLNTLSLQFRNLRQHGYNISPKIFSRFQDANGKFKESFSNDIRGLLNLYEASHVRTHGEDILEEALVFSTAHLESAAPHLKSPLSKQVTHALEQSLHKSIPRVETRYFISIYEEEEYKNDVLLRFAKLDYNLLQMLHKHELSEVSRWWKDLDFVTTLPYARDRAVECYFWTMGVYAEPQYSQARVMLAKTIAMISIIDDTFDAYGIVKELEVYTDAIQRWDVSQIDRLPEYMKISFKALLDLYDDYEKELSKDGRSDVVHYAKERMKEIVRNYFVEAKWFIEGYMPPVSEYLSNALATSTYYLLTTTSYLGVKSATKEDFEWLATNPKILEANVTLCRVVDDIATYEVEKGRGQIATGIECYMRDYDVSTEVAMEKFQEMAEIAWKDVNEGILRPTPVSTEILTRILNLARIIDVTYKHNQDGYTHPEKVLKPHIIALLVDSIEI; this is encoded by the exons ATGGCCCTAGCTAGCCACCTCCTTAACAATGAAGAGGAGATCGTTCGCCCTGTTGCCAATTTCTCTCCAAGTCTTTGGGGTGATCGTTTCCATTCATTCTCTCTTGACAATCAG GTTGCTGAAAACTATGCTCAAGAGATCGAGACTTTGAAGGAACAAACAAGGAGTATGTTGTCAGCTGCTTCTGGAAAAACATTGGCTGAGAAATTGAATCTGATAGACATTGTTGAGCGTCTTGGCATTGCTTATCATTTTGAGAAGCAAATAGACGACATGTTGGATCAAATTTACAAAGCAGATTCAAACTTTGAGGCTCATGAATACAATGATTTAAACACTTTATCCCTTCAATTTCGAAACCTAAGACAACAtggttacaatatctctccaa AAATTTTCAGCAGATTCCAAGATGCGAACGGCAAGTTCAAGGAATCTTTTAGCAACGACATCAGGGGTTTATTGAACTTATACGAAGCTTCACATGTAAGGACTCATGGAGAAGATATTTTGGAAGAGGCACTTGTTTTCTCCACTGCTCATCTTGAGTCTGCAGCTCCACATTTGAAGTCACCTCTGAGTAAACAAGTGACACATGCCCTTGAGCAATCTCTCCATAAGAGCATTCCAAGAGTCGAGACGCGCTACTTCATCTCTATCTACGAAGAGGAGGAATATAAGAATGATGTGTTGCTTCGATTTGCCAAATTGGATTACAACTTACTCCAGATGTTGCACAAACACGAACTCAGTGAAGTATCAAG gtggtggaaagatTTGGATTTTGTGACAACCCTTCCATATGCTAGGGATAGAGCAGTGGAATGTTACTTTTGGACCATGGGTGTGTATGCTGAACCTCAATATTCTCAGGCTCGCGTCATGCTTGCTAAGACTATAGCAATGATTTCGATAATAGATGATACGTTTGATGCTTATGGAATTGTAAAAGAACTCGAGGTTTACACCGATGCCATACAAAG gTGGGATGTGAGTCAAATTGATCGACTCCCAGAATACATGAAAATCAGTTTTAAGGCTCTTTTGGATCTCtatgatgattatgaaaagGAGTTGTCAAAGGATGGCAGATCCGATGTTGTCCACTACGCAAAAGAAAGA ATGAAGGAGATTGTGAGAAACTATTTTGTCGAAGCAAAGTGGTTCATTGAGGGATATATGCCGCCTGTTTCTGAGTATCTTAGCAACGCATTAGCTACCAGCACATATTACTTGCTAACTACGACATCCTATTTGGGAGTGAAGTCAGCTACAAAAGAAGATTTCGAATGGTTGGCTACGAACCCTAAAATTCTTGAAGCCAATGTGACGTTATGCCGAGTTGTTGATGACATAGCAACGTATGAG GTTGAGAAGGGTAGAGGCCAAATTGCAACAGGAATTGAGTGTTATATGAGGGATTATGATGTATCAACTGAAGTAGCAATGGAGAAATTCCAAGAGATGGCTGAGATAGCATGGAAGGATGTAAATGAAGGAATTCTTCGACCAACACCTGTTTCAACAGAAATTCTTACTCGCATTCTCAATCTTGCTCGTATTATAGATGTCACTTACAAGCATAATCAAGATGGATACACTCATCCCGAAAAAGTACTAAAACCTCACATCATCGCGCTACTGGTGGACTCCATTGAGATCTAA